A DNA window from Providencia huaxiensis contains the following coding sequences:
- a CDS encoding YfcL family protein produces MLADLETRILTKIDDMVEHASDDELFAGGYLRGHLTLAVAELEEENETSSEALYQRVEVSIQNAIKAGELTPPDQVLVLDMWKSLLNNAI; encoded by the coding sequence ATGCTTGCGGATTTAGAAACACGCATACTAACGAAAATTGATGATATGGTTGAACACGCGAGTGATGATGAACTCTTCGCTGGCGGCTATTTGCGTGGTCACTTAACCCTTGCTGTGGCTGAGCTGGAAGAAGAAAACGAAACCAGTTCTGAAGCATTATACCAACGTGTTGAAGTCAGTATTCAAAATGCCATCAAAGCTGGTGAATTGACACCACCAGACCAAGTACTGGTATTAGATATGTGGAAAAGCTTATTAAATAACGCAATTTAA
- the hutH gene encoding histidine ammonia-lyase: MTKLTIHPGKMTLEDLRIVFQQAVTVTLDKRAHAAIEKSVATVNKIIEEDRTAYGINTGFGLLANTRIATKDLQSLQRSIVMSHAAGVGEPLDDDLVRLIMVLKINSLARGFSGIRLEVINALIALVNAQVYPFIPAKGSVGASGDLAPLAHMSLILLGEGKARYEGKWISAKKALEKAGLVPLKLEAKEGLALLNGTQTSTAFALKGLFEAEKLLLSGIVCGALSVEATLGSRKPFDARVQEVRGQKGQIDVAAMFRDILSPTSELAKSHENCVKVQDPYSLRCQPQVMGACLTQIRQAAEVILIESNAVSDNPLVFTDNGDIISGGNFHAEPVAMAADNIALALAEIGALSERRIALLMDTHMSQLPPFLVNNGGVNSGFMIAQVTAAALASENKALAHPSSVDSLPTSANQEDHVSMAPAAGRRLWEMAKNVTGILAIEWLSACQGMDFREGLTSSETLEKARKTLRDQVTYYDKDRYFAPDIEAAIDLINQYKLSALFKAGAVFPN; encoded by the coding sequence ATGACTAAGTTAACTATTCACCCAGGAAAAATGACACTCGAAGACCTGCGTATTGTTTTCCAACAAGCGGTAACAGTGACATTGGATAAACGCGCTCATGCGGCTATTGAAAAAAGTGTTGCAACGGTCAATAAAATTATTGAAGAAGATAGAACCGCTTACGGTATCAATACGGGGTTTGGTTTACTTGCCAATACCCGCATCGCGACTAAAGATTTGCAATCATTACAACGCTCTATTGTGATGTCTCATGCTGCGGGTGTTGGCGAGCCGTTAGATGATGACCTCGTGCGTTTAATCATGGTGCTCAAAATTAATAGTTTAGCTCGCGGTTTCTCTGGTATCCGTCTCGAAGTCATTAATGCTTTAATTGCATTAGTGAATGCGCAAGTTTATCCATTTATTCCTGCGAAGGGCTCTGTAGGGGCTTCTGGTGACTTAGCACCATTGGCGCATATGAGTTTAATTCTGCTAGGAGAAGGAAAGGCGCGTTATGAAGGCAAGTGGATCTCAGCGAAAAAAGCGTTAGAAAAAGCTGGGTTAGTGCCACTAAAATTGGAAGCTAAAGAGGGGCTAGCGTTATTAAACGGCACCCAAACATCCACGGCCTTTGCATTGAAAGGGTTATTTGAAGCAGAAAAATTGCTGCTATCTGGCATTGTCTGTGGTGCGCTTAGTGTTGAAGCCACATTGGGCTCCCGTAAACCGTTTGATGCACGAGTGCAAGAAGTTCGAGGGCAAAAAGGGCAAATCGATGTTGCGGCGATGTTCCGTGATATTTTGTCACCGACGAGTGAATTGGCGAAGTCCCATGAAAACTGCGTGAAAGTGCAAGACCCTTATTCACTACGTTGTCAGCCACAAGTCATGGGGGCTTGTTTAACCCAAATTCGCCAAGCAGCCGAAGTGATATTAATTGAATCTAATGCGGTGTCAGATAACCCGTTAGTCTTTACCGATAATGGCGATATTATTTCGGGCGGTAACTTCCATGCCGAACCTGTTGCGATGGCAGCCGATAATATTGCACTTGCATTAGCAGAAATTGGCGCGTTATCCGAACGTCGCATTGCATTATTGATGGATACCCACATGTCGCAGTTGCCACCTTTCTTAGTGAATAATGGCGGCGTCAATTCAGGCTTTATGATAGCCCAAGTGACCGCGGCTGCATTAGCCAGTGAAAACAAAGCATTAGCACACCCTTCGAGTGTTGATAGCCTACCTACATCCGCTAACCAAGAAGACCACGTATCGATGGCGCCTGCAGCAGGTCGTCGATTATGGGAAATGGCAAAGAATGTCACAGGTATTTTAGCCATTGAATGGCTTTCTGCGTGTCAGGGAATGGATTTTCGTGAAGGTTTGACGTCGAGCGAAACCTTGGAAAAAGCACGTAAAACGTTGCGTGACCAAGTGACTTACTATGATAAAGACCGTTATTTTGCCCCTGATATTGAAGCGGCAATTGATTTAATTAACCAATATAAACTGTCTGCGCTCTTCAAGGCTGGCGCAGTCTTCCCTAACTAA
- a CDS encoding TSUP family transporter: MDWLTAVAPEVYALLFFVALFAGFIDSIAGGGGLLTIPALLSVGITPVEALATNKLQAVGGSFSSTLYFVRRKAIDLREQLFPFIMTMIGAMLGAIVIQMIDTAFLKQLLPILVICVGLYFLLTPSIGVQDRQQRISMPFFGVAIGMTLGFYDGAFGPGTGSFLALGYVLLLGYNLAKATAHAKLLNFASNFGSLVFFIIGGHVLWALGFVMLIGQMVGARLGARLVLTKGQKLIRPMIVVISLLMSIKLLHDSHGDVIKAWFLSLF; the protein is encoded by the coding sequence ATGGATTGGCTAACTGCCGTTGCACCTGAAGTTTATGCTTTACTCTTCTTTGTTGCGCTGTTTGCAGGGTTTATTGACTCCATCGCGGGTGGTGGTGGGCTATTAACAATCCCAGCCCTGTTATCTGTGGGAATAACTCCAGTTGAAGCTTTAGCAACCAATAAGTTGCAAGCGGTTGGCGGTTCGTTTTCTTCAACGCTCTATTTTGTCAGGCGAAAAGCCATAGATTTACGAGAGCAATTGTTTCCATTCATTATGACAATGATTGGTGCCATGTTAGGTGCGATTGTTATTCAAATGATTGACACTGCGTTCTTAAAACAACTGTTGCCCATTTTGGTGATTTGTGTCGGTTTATACTTTTTATTAACGCCGTCAATTGGTGTGCAAGACCGTCAACAACGTATCAGTATGCCATTTTTCGGGGTGGCAATTGGGATGACACTGGGTTTTTATGATGGTGCATTTGGTCCCGGAACTGGTTCATTTTTGGCATTAGGTTATGTTTTGTTGCTTGGCTATAACCTTGCTAAAGCCACTGCTCATGCGAAGTTACTTAATTTTGCCTCTAATTTTGGCTCTTTAGTGTTTTTTATTATCGGGGGTCATGTTCTTTGGGCATTAGGTTTTGTTATGCTAATTGGCCAAATGGTTGGCGCTCGTTTAGGTGCGCGCTTGGTATTAACCAAAGGACAGAAACTGATCAGGCCGATGATCGTGGTGATTTCGTTGCTGATGAGTATTAAATTACTCCATGATAGCCATGGTGACGTGATTAAAGCTTGGTTCCTCTCATTATTTTAA
- the prmB gene encoding 50S ribosomal protein L3 N(5)-glutamine methyltransferase encodes MEKIFVDEAVAELHTIQDILRWTMSRFNAANVYYGHGTDNPWDEALQLVLPTLYLPLDLPDELLTSRLTPTERHRIIERVLRRINERIPVAYLTNRSWFCGHEFYVDERVLIPRSPIGELINNHFVGLVADEPQTILDLCTGSGCIAIACAYEFPDAEVDAVDISSDVLAVAEQNIANHGLEHRVIPIRSDLFRDMPEVKYDLIVTNPPYVDAEDMDDLPEEFRVEPELALAAGSDGLKLVRRILANAPRFLTEEGVLVCEVGNSMVHLIEQYPEIPFIWLDFEYGGDGVFMLTREQLVEHHAHFELYID; translated from the coding sequence TTGGAAAAGATTTTCGTTGATGAAGCCGTTGCAGAACTTCATACCATTCAAGATATTTTACGTTGGACGATGAGCCGCTTTAATGCAGCCAATGTGTACTATGGTCACGGTACAGATAACCCATGGGATGAGGCGCTACAATTGGTGTTACCAACACTTTACCTGCCTCTAGACCTGCCCGATGAGCTGTTAACCTCACGCCTAACACCAACAGAACGCCACCGCATTATTGAGCGTGTTTTACGCCGCATTAATGAGCGTATTCCGGTTGCATACCTGACTAATCGTTCATGGTTTTGTGGCCATGAGTTTTATGTTGATGAGCGAGTGCTTATCCCACGCTCGCCAATTGGTGAATTAATCAATAACCATTTTGTTGGTTTAGTGGCGGATGAACCACAAACTATTCTTGATTTATGTACCGGAAGTGGTTGTATTGCGATTGCTTGTGCGTATGAATTCCCTGATGCAGAAGTCGATGCGGTTGATATTTCAAGTGATGTGCTGGCGGTGGCTGAGCAAAATATTGCCAATCATGGTTTAGAACACCGGGTGATACCGATCCGCTCTGACTTATTCCGCGATATGCCAGAGGTTAAATATGACCTGATCGTGACGAACCCACCGTATGTTGATGCGGAAGATATGGATGACTTACCGGAAGAGTTTCGTGTCGAGCCTGAATTAGCGCTAGCCGCTGGAAGTGATGGGTTGAAATTGGTGCGCCGTATTTTAGCCAATGCACCGCGTTTTCTGACAGAAGAAGGCGTGTTAGTGTGCGAAGTGGGCAACAGCATGGTTCATCTGATTGAACAATATCCTGAAATTCCATTTATTTGGTTAGACTTTGAATATGGTGGTGACGGTGTGTTTATGTTAACGCGTGAACAACTTGTTGAGCACCACGCACATTTTGAGCTTTATATCGATTAA
- the aroC gene encoding chorismate synthase, with protein MAGNSIGQLFRVTTFGESHGVALGCIVDGVPPGLALTEADLQKDLDRRRPGTSRYTTARREPDQVKILSGVFNGMTTGTSIGLLIENTDQRSQDYGAIKDVFRPGHADYTYEQKYGQRDYRGGGRSSARETAMRVAAGAIAKKYLQEKLGVQIHGCLTQMGSVACEIKDWSIVEENPFFCPDPSKLEALDELLRGLKKEGDSIGAKITVIAEHVPAGLGEPVFDRLDADLAHALMSINAVKGVEIGDGFGVIALKGSENRDEITRNGFTSNHAGGILGGISSSQPIIAHIALKPTSSITVSGKTLNRDGEEVEMITKGRHDPCVGIRAVPIAEAMMAIVLMDHYLRHRGQCADVTPAMEPFE; from the coding sequence ATGGCAGGAAATTCAATTGGGCAACTTTTCCGCGTAACCACATTTGGTGAGTCACACGGGGTTGCATTAGGTTGCATCGTCGATGGGGTTCCCCCTGGCTTAGCACTGACAGAAGCAGATTTACAAAAAGACTTAGACCGTCGTCGTCCGGGGACATCTCGTTATACGACAGCGCGTCGGGAGCCTGACCAAGTCAAAATCTTATCTGGTGTGTTTAATGGTATGACAACGGGCACGAGTATTGGTTTACTGATTGAAAATACCGACCAACGCTCGCAAGATTATGGCGCGATTAAAGATGTTTTTAGGCCAGGTCATGCAGACTACACTTACGAACAAAAATATGGCCAGCGAGATTACCGTGGTGGTGGTCGCTCATCAGCACGTGAAACAGCTATGCGTGTTGCGGCAGGTGCGATTGCGAAAAAGTATTTACAAGAAAAGCTTGGTGTGCAAATTCATGGTTGTTTAACGCAAATGGGGTCAGTCGCTTGTGAAATTAAAGACTGGTCAATTGTCGAAGAAAACCCGTTTTTCTGTCCTGATCCAAGCAAGTTAGAAGCACTTGACGAATTATTGCGTGGTTTAAAGAAAGAAGGTGATTCGATTGGTGCTAAAATTACCGTCATTGCAGAGCATGTGCCTGCGGGCTTAGGTGAGCCGGTATTTGACCGTTTAGATGCCGACCTCGCTCATGCGTTGATGAGTATTAACGCGGTAAAAGGCGTGGAAATTGGGGATGGTTTCGGTGTTATTGCACTGAAAGGCAGTGAAAACCGTGATGAAATTACCCGTAATGGTTTCACCTCAAACCATGCAGGCGGCATTTTAGGCGGTATTAGCAGCAGCCAGCCTATTATTGCGCATATTGCGTTAAAACCGACATCCAGTATTACCGTTTCAGGTAAAACACTAAACCGTGATGGTGAAGAAGTTGAAATGATCACCAAAGGGCGTCATGACCCTTGTGTAGGCATTCGCGCAGTACCAATTGCGGAAGCGATGATGGCGATTGTTCTAATGGACCACTATTTACGTCATCGTGGCCAATGTGCGGATGTAACGCCAGCAATGGAACCGTTTGAATAA
- a CDS encoding amino acid permease, which yields MQSTSQLARGLSARHIRFMALGSAIGTGLFYGSAKAIETAGPAVLLAYIIGGAAVFMVMRALGEMAVHRPLAGSFSQYASHYLGARAGFFAGWTYVFEMLIVCLADVTAFGVYMKLWFPEVAQWIWVLSIIFFIGAINLCHVKTFGEMEFWLSIIKVIAIIAMIVGGAAIMMFGFGQAADHAVGVSNLFIHDGFMPNGIGGVIASFAVVMFAFGGIEVIGITASEAKNPETTIPRAINAVPIRILLFYVLTLFVLMCIYPWNQIGQQGSPFVQIFDSLGIQSAANILNVVVITAAISAINSDIFGAGRMMYGMAHEGQAPRAFTKLTKNGVPWMTVLVMVAVLLVGVVLNYVIPDDVFVVIASIATFATIWVWLMILLSQFAMRKKMSPEEISQLKFPVPMWPVAPILAIAFMVFVFGVLGYFESTRIALYVGIVWLVLLTIAYALWVKKPAKEAEIVLQNES from the coding sequence ATGCAAAGCACATCACAACTTGCGCGAGGGCTTTCTGCGCGCCACATTCGATTTATGGCTTTAGGTTCTGCGATTGGTACAGGTTTATTTTATGGTTCAGCGAAAGCAATAGAAACCGCTGGGCCTGCGGTATTACTCGCCTATATTATCGGCGGCGCCGCAGTATTTATGGTTATGAGAGCGCTGGGTGAAATGGCGGTTCATCGGCCACTTGCGGGGTCGTTCTCACAGTATGCCAGCCATTATTTAGGGGCTAGAGCGGGTTTTTTTGCGGGATGGACCTATGTTTTTGAAATGCTCATCGTTTGTTTGGCGGATGTGACGGCATTTGGTGTTTATATGAAACTGTGGTTTCCAGAGGTTGCACAGTGGATTTGGGTGTTAAGCATTATTTTCTTTATTGGCGCGATAAACCTATGTCACGTGAAAACCTTCGGTGAAATGGAGTTTTGGCTGTCAATCATTAAAGTTATTGCGATTATTGCGATGATTGTCGGTGGTGCAGCCATCATGATGTTTGGTTTTGGCCAAGCAGCAGACCATGCGGTTGGGGTATCAAACTTATTTATTCACGATGGGTTTATGCCAAATGGTATTGGTGGGGTGATTGCATCCTTTGCTGTCGTGATGTTTGCTTTCGGGGGAATTGAAGTTATTGGTATTACCGCGAGTGAAGCGAAAAACCCTGAAACGACTATCCCAAGAGCGATTAATGCAGTACCAATTCGCATCTTACTGTTTTATGTCCTAACGTTATTTGTCTTGATGTGCATTTACCCGTGGAACCAAATTGGGCAGCAAGGTAGCCCATTTGTGCAAATTTTCGATAGCTTAGGTATTCAATCTGCGGCGAATATCTTAAATGTTGTGGTGATCACGGCGGCAATTTCGGCGATTAACAGCGATATCTTTGGTGCAGGGCGTATGATGTATGGCATGGCACATGAAGGGCAAGCGCCAAGAGCCTTTACCAAGCTGACAAAAAATGGTGTGCCTTGGATGACGGTATTAGTGATGGTCGCTGTGTTGTTAGTCGGTGTGGTATTGAACTATGTCATCCCTGATGATGTATTTGTGGTAATTGCGTCAATTGCGACATTTGCCACCATTTGGGTATGGTTAATGATTTTGCTGTCACAGTTTGCAATGCGTAAAAAAATGTCGCCAGAAGAAATTAGCCAATTAAAATTCCCTGTGCCTATGTGGCCTGTGGCACCTATTTTAGCCATCGCATTTATGGTATTTGTTTTTGGTGTCTTGGGGTATTTTGAATCAACACGAATTGCACTCTATGTAGGCATTGTTTGGTTAGTATTACTGACTATCGCCTACGCACTTTGGGTAAAAAAACCTGCGAAAGAGGCGGAAATCGTACTGCAAAACGAAAGCTAA
- the fabB gene encoding beta-ketoacyl-ACP synthase I: MKRAVITGLGIVSSLGNNQEEVLASLKEGRSGITFSEEFKEAGLRSHVWGNVKNLDPKDLIDRKIFRFMSDCSAYAYLSMEQAIADSGLAEEQVSNLRTGIVVGSGGGSPRNQVAGSDGMRAKGLRGVGPYMVTRAMASGISACLATPFKIKGVNYSISSACSTSAHCIGHAVELIQLGKQDVVFAGGGEELSWEMTCEFDAMGALSTKYNETPDKASRTYDKDRDGFVIAGGGGIVVVEELEHALARGAHIYAEIVGYGATSDGADMVAPSGEGAVRCMQMAMQGVDKIDYINTHGTSTPVGDTKELEAIQEVFGSHSPAISATKAMSGHSLGAAGVHEAIYSLLMLEHGFIAPSINVENLDEKAAGLNIVTKPTEQELETVMSNSFGFGGTNATLVMSKYKA; the protein is encoded by the coding sequence ATGAAGCGTGCAGTCATCACTGGTCTAGGTATTGTTTCCAGCCTTGGTAATAACCAGGAAGAAGTACTGGCTTCTCTGAAGGAAGGTCGTTCCGGGATCACTTTCTCAGAAGAATTCAAAGAGGCAGGGCTACGTAGCCATGTCTGGGGTAATGTCAAAAATTTAGACCCAAAAGACTTAATCGACCGTAAAATTTTCCGTTTTATGAGTGATTGCTCCGCCTATGCTTATTTATCGATGGAACAAGCGATTGCGGATTCAGGTTTAGCTGAAGAACAAGTTTCAAATTTACGTACAGGTATCGTTGTTGGCTCTGGTGGTGGTTCTCCACGTAACCAAGTGGCGGGTTCTGACGGTATGCGTGCTAAAGGTTTACGTGGTGTGGGCCCATACATGGTGACCCGTGCAATGGCATCGGGTATTTCTGCCTGTTTAGCGACTCCATTTAAAATCAAAGGCGTAAACTACTCAATCAGTTCTGCATGCTCAACATCAGCGCACTGTATCGGCCATGCAGTTGAATTAATTCAATTAGGCAAACAAGATGTGGTTTTCGCGGGTGGCGGTGAAGAGCTGAGCTGGGAAATGACCTGTGAGTTTGATGCGATGGGCGCATTGTCGACTAAATACAATGAAACGCCAGACAAAGCATCAAGAACTTACGATAAAGACCGTGATGGTTTCGTTATCGCAGGTGGTGGTGGTATCGTTGTTGTCGAGGAATTAGAACATGCGTTAGCGCGTGGTGCACATATCTACGCTGAAATTGTCGGCTATGGTGCGACCTCTGACGGTGCAGACATGGTTGCCCCATCAGGTGAAGGTGCGGTGCGTTGTATGCAAATGGCTATGCAGGGTGTTGATAAAATTGATTATATCAACACACACGGTACGTCAACACCAGTGGGTGACACCAAAGAGTTAGAAGCTATCCAAGAAGTGTTTGGTAGCCATTCTCCTGCAATTTCTGCAACGAAAGCGATGAGTGGCCACTCATTAGGTGCAGCGGGTGTACACGAAGCGATTTACAGCTTACTGATGTTAGAGCACGGCTTTATTGCACCAAGCATTAACGTCGAAAATTTAGACGAGAAAGCTGCTGGCTTGAATATCGTGACTAAACCAACGGAACAAGAGTTGGAAACCGTCATGTCTAACAGCTTTGGTTTCGGTGGAACTAACGCCACATTAGTGATGAGCAAATACAAAGCGTAA
- the mnmC gene encoding bifunctional tRNA (5-methylaminomethyl-2-thiouridine)(34)-methyltransferase MnmD/FAD-dependent 5-carboxymethylaminomethyl-2-thiouridine(34) oxidoreductase MnmC: MKKNAVQTARLSWNDEGTPMSEQFADIYFSNQDGLEEARHVFLQGNHFPGRFATHPFATCVIAETGFGTGLNFLALWQSFNQFKAENPNAALQQLHFISFEKYPLTKTDLIAAHRCWPELAGLSQTLCESWPQALPGNQRIILENGHIILDLWFGDVNEQISLLKNNLNNKIDAWFLDGFAPSKNPEMWSEQLYTNMAKLARLNGTFATFTVAGSVKRGLQQAGFTLKKVKGFGNKREMLTGVLAEKEIDIPTPWFARRKADNPTDVAIIGGGLASLTVAYALHNRGAKVTLFCQDAQVAQNASGNRQGAIYPLLTGNNDPLERFFVSAFPFASRFYHQLAKQGLTFEGQWCGVSQLAYNDKIAHKIAGMLETEWPDDFAIGKNRQQLSDICGVDVNHDGIHYASGGWLCPAQLCESLQQYLQQQGVTFCFEHNVVELKQTEQNWQLLIETAQHKQLTRVHSTVIIANGHKLRQFAQTVNLPISPVRGQVSHIPTNHTLQQLKNVLCFEGYLTPADATGTQHCLGASYQRERLDFDYSEEEQQGNRQKLVDNLPDVTWPRDIDISQQHSRQGIRCVIRDHFPLLGNVPDFEQHLALYHDLPTQIANKQPIGLAPVHPNLFIFGALGSRGLSTAPLCAELLAAQIFGQVLPLDDETLAELNPNRFWVRKLLLGRPIKLPY; this comes from the coding sequence GTGAAAAAGAACGCTGTACAAACCGCACGCCTGAGTTGGAATGACGAAGGCACTCCCATGTCTGAACAGTTTGCAGATATCTATTTTTCTAACCAAGATGGCTTAGAAGAAGCTCGACATGTGTTTTTGCAAGGGAATCATTTTCCTGGCCGCTTTGCGACGCACCCTTTTGCAACCTGTGTCATTGCTGAAACTGGGTTTGGTACGGGTTTGAATTTCCTAGCATTGTGGCAATCTTTTAATCAGTTTAAAGCCGAAAACCCCAATGCAGCATTACAGCAATTACATTTCATCAGCTTCGAAAAATACCCTTTAACAAAAACAGATTTAATCGCTGCACATCGCTGTTGGCCTGAACTTGCTGGCTTATCGCAAACCCTTTGTGAAAGTTGGCCACAAGCTCTACCAGGCAACCAGAGGATCATATTAGAAAATGGCCATATCATATTAGATTTATGGTTTGGCGATGTTAATGAGCAAATATCTTTACTGAAAAACAACTTAAACAACAAGATAGACGCATGGTTTTTAGATGGTTTCGCCCCCTCAAAAAACCCCGAAATGTGGAGTGAACAGCTGTACACTAACATGGCAAAGTTAGCCCGCCTCAATGGGACTTTTGCGACATTTACTGTGGCAGGTTCAGTTAAAAGAGGCCTACAGCAAGCTGGCTTCACCCTTAAAAAGGTTAAAGGCTTTGGCAACAAGCGAGAAATGTTAACTGGCGTATTAGCCGAAAAAGAAATTGATATCCCAACGCCTTGGTTTGCAAGACGAAAAGCCGATAACCCAACTGACGTTGCTATCATTGGCGGCGGGCTTGCCAGTTTAACGGTGGCCTACGCCCTTCATAACCGCGGTGCTAAAGTCACCTTATTCTGCCAAGATGCCCAAGTTGCACAGAATGCTTCCGGCAATCGCCAAGGGGCTATTTACCCCTTACTCACCGGTAATAACGACCCACTTGAGCGTTTTTTTGTCAGTGCTTTCCCCTTTGCCTCTCGCTTTTATCACCAATTAGCAAAACAAGGGCTCACATTTGAAGGCCAGTGGTGTGGCGTAAGCCAACTCGCTTATAACGACAAAATTGCTCACAAAATAGCAGGAATGTTAGAAACTGAGTGGCCTGATGATTTTGCGATTGGTAAAAATCGTCAGCAACTGAGTGATATTTGCGGCGTTGATGTCAACCATGATGGTATTCACTACGCGTCTGGAGGATGGTTGTGCCCTGCCCAACTGTGTGAGAGTTTACAACAATATTTGCAACAGCAGGGTGTCACCTTCTGTTTTGAACATAATGTCGTTGAATTAAAACAAACAGAACAAAATTGGCAGTTATTAATTGAAACTGCACAACACAAACAGCTAACACGTGTTCACTCAACTGTCATCATTGCTAATGGGCACAAGCTGCGCCAATTTGCTCAAACCGTTAATTTACCCATTTCGCCTGTACGTGGGCAAGTCAGCCATATTCCAACCAATCACACCCTACAACAACTGAAAAATGTTTTGTGTTTTGAAGGGTATTTAACACCAGCCGATGCCACTGGTACACAACATTGCTTAGGCGCTAGCTACCAACGTGAACGGCTTGATTTCGATTATAGTGAAGAGGAGCAGCAAGGAAACCGCCAGAAACTGGTTGATAACCTACCCGATGTAACTTGGCCTAGGGACATCGATATTTCACAGCAACATTCACGCCAAGGTATTCGTTGTGTTATTCGCGACCATTTTCCTTTATTAGGCAATGTGCCTGATTTCGAACAACATTTGGCACTCTATCACGATTTACCCACTCAAATCGCCAACAAACAGCCTATTGGACTCGCTCCTGTGCACCCAAATTTATTTATTTTTGGGGCATTGGGGTCAAGAGGGTTATCAACTGCACCACTTTGTGCGGAATTGCTGGCTGCTCAAATTTTTGGGCAAGTACTCCCGCTCGATGATGAAACCCTTGCAGAACTCAACCCAAACCGTTTTTGGGTAAGGAAATTATTATTAGGTCGCCCTATTAAACTCCCTTATTAA
- a CDS encoding GNAT family N-acetyltransferase, translating into MANVRLATPLDAKSLPTVEASAGQAFTSIEKYQWLAEGDGQTEQDHLGFISEQLEWVAVNDCDEPIGFINAESHHTSLHICEVSVCQQWQGQGLGKKLIKQVLDAALARKITVVTLTTCRDVPWNAPYYQRLGFKILEINELTTELQAILQSEVDAGFAAEDRCAMAISLT; encoded by the coding sequence ATGGCGAATGTTCGTTTAGCAACCCCCCTTGATGCTAAATCCCTTCCTACGGTGGAAGCTTCCGCAGGGCAGGCGTTCACGAGTATCGAAAAATATCAATGGCTTGCTGAAGGTGATGGGCAAACAGAGCAAGACCACCTCGGTTTTATTTCTGAGCAATTAGAGTGGGTGGCTGTGAATGATTGTGATGAACCAATTGGTTTTATCAATGCTGAAAGTCACCATACTAGCCTGCATATTTGTGAAGTGTCTGTTTGCCAGCAATGGCAAGGACAGGGGCTGGGTAAGAAGCTGATTAAGCAGGTTCTTGATGCCGCTTTGGCACGCAAAATCACGGTAGTGACATTGACCACTTGCCGCGATGTGCCTTGGAATGCACCTTATTACCAACGCTTGGGTTTTAAAATTCTTGAAATTAATGAGCTAACCACCGAGTTACAGGCTATTTTACAGTCTGAGGTCGATGCAGGGTTTGCTGCTGAAGACCGCTGTGCAATGGCTATCTCATTAACTTAA
- a CDS encoding elongation factor P hydroxylase has protein sequence MSTHNYQDLINIFDECFGVTYNTRLVKGDDEPIYLPADEEVPYHRIVFAHGFFTSGLHEISHWCIAGEARRQQVDYGYWYCPDGRDEKTQCEFEVVEIKPQALDWLFCVAVGIPFNVSCDNLEGDFEPDRIAFMRKVHAQVMLYLENGIPERPLRFINALQLFYNTPPLCAEAFPYPEDIFA, from the coding sequence ATGAGTACACATAATTATCAGGATCTAATCAATATCTTTGATGAATGCTTTGGTGTGACATATAACACTAGACTGGTAAAAGGGGATGATGAACCCATTTATTTACCTGCAGATGAGGAAGTGCCTTATCACCGAATTGTGTTCGCACACGGCTTTTTCACCAGTGGATTACACGAAATCTCACATTGGTGTATCGCAGGGGAAGCAAGGCGCCAGCAAGTTGATTACGGCTATTGGTATTGCCCTGATGGGCGAGATGAAAAAACACAGTGTGAGTTTGAAGTGGTGGAAATCAAACCTCAAGCGCTAGACTGGCTGTTTTGTGTTGCTGTTGGCATTCCATTTAATGTCAGCTGTGACAACTTAGAAGGGGATTTTGAGCCTGATCGCATTGCGTTTATGCGCAAAGTTCATGCCCAAGTGATGCTTTATTTAGAAAATGGTATCCCTGAGCGCCCATTACGCTTTATTAATGCGTTACAATTGTTTTACAATACGCCACCTCTTTGTGCAGAAGCTTTTCCTTACCCGGAAGATATTTTTGCCTAA